The stretch of DNA TGTCTGTTTTTGGATTTCTCCCGAAACCTGTCAGTGCAGGATTTGCTCACTAAGAACCTGCCCGAGAGGGCCGTGCTGTATTAAACCAACCGTCACTGTTCGGAAAATGTCCTGACCCACACGTTCTGTTGTACCCTGACAGTGATGCAGTGACAAATGGACACACGAGGACGGTGTGTGGCAGGTTCAGCGCATGAGAAAACGAGGCTGGTACAGGGCCAGCCTCGTTTTGAGTCTTCAGTTGCGTATGCTGAGTATCGGGACTAGCTGGCATCGTCGTCAGCAGCGATAGCGATTGCCGTGATACCACCGGCAAGCAGCAGCAGGCCCAGCCACTGGGCACTTGTTAGACCGGCCAGCATGCCATCTCCGTCTTGTCCGCGGACAACGGTAATCGGCTCGTTGACCACAGTGAATTGTCTCAGAGACTTCGGTGGAGCTGTTCCCTGTGTCCAGAGGCGGGCACCGTATTTAGCATCATCAACCTGTATCGCACAAACGCCGCCACGGAAGCCGGTAAGTGTGAATTGTCCTCTTTCGTTGGTCTCAACGGCACGTTTGCCGTCTTTGGTCGAAATCTCAACCACTGTACCGGCAACGGGTTGACCGTGGATGTCGAGAACGCGTCCGATGACAGCACCATCTTGCCCCAACTCAACGTTTCGCAGTTTTGGCCTGGCAGGAGATTGCGTTGTCGAGCCAGCAATGAGGTTTGCCGGCAACACGAACAATACTGCCATAAAAAGGGCAGTGATTTGTTTGAAGGAGAAATGCATTCGTGTTCCTTTCGTGGATTCGAACAATGATCAGAATTTCCGAAACACTGCCGGATGAATTGCACAAAGTATCTGTCTGTTCATCGCATTCTCACAAGAGTGATGAACATTGTTATTCTCAAGGACGCTCTGTGTGTTTCGTAATGGGGCACCAACACCGGCAAAAATTGCTGGTTGCTTCAACGTGAATATGAGTTTCCCCGTGTGTGGTGCATGTCTGCTCAGTTGAACGCATTACCCGGTGATATTCGAAGTGCCCTGCCCTGCCCCTGCTTCACACCGTCTGTGGAAAATATTCGGGTCTCGCCATGACACAGGCCTGTAAATTGAGTGCACCGGGTATTCGCAGCAAAAGTGATCCAGGATTGAGCCCGGCTGTTGCATGTTCCTTAAATTGCCCAATTACTCAGTTTTGCTTTTTCGATTTGACGGATACCTGCCGAATCTGCCGATTCAGTAGGATTCGGTATTCTTCATTCCGTCGGCTGCGTGAACTTAGGCAAAAAATGCAGATCGTGGCTGACAAATGGGGGTTGCTGCCGAGAAGCAGTCTGCGATATCAATCTGCGTTAACTCTTCCGTCTCTCTCATCTCTTTAAGGAAGAGTAAGACCGAACCGGGCGACTCCACCCGTTCGTGAATACGGGCGTCTGTGAACTGAAAGAACTGCACAGTGATTCTCCGCCTTCCGGATTCACATACAGCGATTTTCGCGCCTGTGGTTACACGAGACCTTGAGGAATTCAATGGTTTCGCCGACCGGGCGAGTCGGGAA from Fuerstiella sp. encodes:
- a CDS encoding carboxypeptidase-like regulatory domain-containing protein, whose translation is MHFSFKQITALFMAVLFVLPANLIAGSTTQSPARPKLRNVELGQDGAVIGRVLDIHGQPVAGTVVEISTKDGKRAVETNERGQFTLTGFRGGVCAIQVDDAKYGARLWTQGTAPPKSLRQFTVVNEPITVVRGQDGDGMLAGLTSAQWLGLLLLAGGITAIAIAADDDAS